In a single window of the Bacillus mycoides genome:
- a CDS encoding YncE family protein, with amino-acid sequence MRKYVFLLCFLFLLVGCQGSSYTPIAKDKSVIITTNVKEGSISFIDKKTKKLLTTWELNEPIAGVTLLPNGEELLVYGKQLEYMYVYSLAEGRQVDKYKIGKGIANVIASDDGTQLFAADQNEQKVRFFTIKGKETGSVSTGKGPITMVEHHNQLSVLNFYDTKLTTIDTMKKEVIQSFMIPPASTGATVSADGKEIWIGGHGDGSQVNEKVLVYSLQSGEMMRSLHAPFMPVNITKDDKYVYALSHGSNTLRKFDASTYQEVGFAEVGSNPFAFLKSGAEGYVASYDSDEVCVMDMKNMKIKQTIKVGKGPFQLIEREGEGQ; translated from the coding sequence TTGAGAAAGTATGTTTTTCTTCTCTGTTTTTTATTTCTATTAGTAGGGTGTCAAGGAAGTTCGTATACACCGATTGCTAAAGATAAAAGTGTTATTATAACAACGAATGTAAAGGAAGGTAGTATTAGTTTTATTGATAAAAAAACAAAGAAGCTATTAACAACATGGGAATTAAATGAGCCGATTGCGGGGGTTACGCTACTTCCAAATGGCGAGGAATTACTTGTTTATGGTAAGCAATTAGAATATATGTATGTATATTCACTAGCAGAAGGAAGACAAGTGGACAAATATAAGATTGGAAAAGGAATTGCTAATGTTATCGCATCAGATGATGGAACACAATTATTTGCTGCCGATCAAAATGAACAAAAGGTAAGGTTCTTTACGATAAAAGGAAAAGAGACAGGGAGTGTTTCAACAGGAAAAGGGCCGATAACGATGGTAGAGCATCATAACCAGTTATCTGTACTCAACTTTTATGATACGAAACTAACGACCATTGATACAATGAAAAAAGAAGTGATACAGTCCTTTATGATTCCACCAGCATCAACAGGAGCTACGGTTAGCGCTGATGGGAAAGAAATATGGATTGGTGGACATGGTGATGGAAGTCAAGTGAATGAGAAAGTATTAGTGTATTCTTTACAGAGCGGAGAGATGATGCGTTCTTTACATGCTCCGTTTATGCCTGTGAATATAACAAAGGATGATAAGTATGTATATGCGCTAAGTCACGGTTCAAATACGCTTAGAAAGTTTGATGCAAGTACGTATCAAGAGGTAGGATTTGCAGAAGTAGGATCTAATCCATTTGCATTTTTGAAAAGCGGTGCAGAAGGATATGTAGCTAGTTATGATAGCGATGAAGTATGCGTAATGGATATGAAGAATATGAAAATAAAACAAACAATTAAAGTCGGAAAAGGACCGTTTCAACTCATAGAGAGAGAAGGGGAAGGACAATGA
- a CDS encoding CdaR family transcriptional regulator, protein MLFPDLANKIVREVRRLITENIIIINIQGVIIASTDAERIGQFHEGALRCAKQKKTVIITKDDERRLQGVKAGMNLPLLFHDEVIGVIGITGEPENISQYGEILRKMTELLIHENYFLEQLELEHRSYEAFVFDWLQNTDWSPSFLDRAKTLGIDLYKKKQLILLSIAQDNTMLQRKIWQHMRNILAKENLFVRWGNDRFILFTTIQSKEQTFQFLKRLKQDSETLFSITLYIGIGQTVTPSNMNLSYEQALRALSVSLETKKIVFNEDLRLEMCLQDISTETREQFLERTIENLVSSPELMHTLRLFIDYNQSYKQTAEQLHIHINTLHYRLKKIEEHTGLDPKQFKDLNVLYFALLLLDKHTKNNDKID, encoded by the coding sequence ATGCTTTTTCCTGATTTAGCGAATAAAATTGTACGTGAAGTACGCAGATTAATTACTGAAAACATTATTATTATTAATATACAAGGCGTTATTATCGCAAGTACAGATGCGGAAAGAATCGGTCAATTTCATGAAGGTGCACTCCGCTGTGCGAAACAAAAGAAAACTGTCATTATTACAAAAGACGATGAACGACGACTGCAAGGTGTAAAAGCTGGGATGAACCTTCCTTTACTATTCCATGACGAAGTAATCGGCGTGATTGGAATTACAGGAGAACCTGAAAATATTTCACAATACGGAGAAATATTACGTAAGATGACCGAATTATTAATTCATGAAAACTACTTTTTAGAACAACTAGAACTTGAGCACCGTTCTTATGAAGCATTTGTCTTTGATTGGCTTCAAAATACAGACTGGTCTCCAAGTTTTCTCGATCGTGCAAAAACGCTTGGCATTGATTTATATAAGAAGAAACAACTTATTTTATTATCAATCGCCCAAGATAATACGATGCTCCAGCGTAAAATTTGGCAACATATGCGCAACATTTTAGCAAAAGAAAATTTATTTGTTCGCTGGGGAAATGATCGGTTTATTTTGTTTACAACAATCCAATCCAAAGAGCAAACCTTTCAATTTTTAAAACGGTTAAAACAAGACAGTGAAACTTTATTTTCTATTACTTTATATATCGGGATTGGACAAACAGTTACGCCAAGCAATATGAACTTATCGTACGAACAAGCATTACGCGCCCTTTCAGTATCACTTGAAACGAAAAAAATTGTATTTAATGAAGATTTACGTTTAGAGATGTGCTTACAAGATATTTCTACTGAAACTCGAGAACAGTTTCTAGAGCGTACCATTGAAAACTTAGTATCATCTCCTGAGCTTATGCACACTTTACGTTTATTTATCGATTATAACCAATCTTATAAGCAGACAGCTGAGCAATTACATATACACATTAACACATTGCATTACAGGCTAAAAAAGATTGAAGAACATACAGGACTTGACCCGAAACAATTCAAAGATTTAAATGTTTTATACTTCGCACTCCTCTTATTAGATAAGCACACAAAAAATAACGATAAAATAGATTAA
- the glcD gene encoding glycolate oxidase subunit GlcD — translation MLEKQIIDSFVSIVGEDNVDTSNMGRLTYSYDATPNFQAMPDAVIAPRNTNEIADVLKVCNTHKIPVYVRGSGTNLCAGTCPLEGGIVLIFRHMNNILEIDEENLTITVQAGVITLDIIKAVEEKALFYPPDPSSMKISTIGGNINENSGGLRGLKYGVTRDYVMGLELVLPNGDIIRTGGKLAKDVAGYDLTRLFIGSEGTLGVVTEAILKLVPMPETKKTMLALYEDINEAARAVSAIIANKIIPATLEFLDQPTIEVVEEFAQIGLPTDVKAILLIEQDGPPEVVNRDIEKMANVCRAMNAVDVRVAKDEAEADALRTARRSALSALARLKPTTILEDATVPRSQIAPMVEAINAIAKKYNIPICTFGHAGDGNLHPTCMTDARNEEEMHRAEQAFAEIFAKAIELGGTITGEHGVGAMKAPYLEMKLGKEGIAAMQGIKQAFDPNNIMNPGKMFAKDSRKRVVVER, via the coding sequence ATGTTAGAAAAGCAAATTATTGATTCATTCGTATCTATTGTTGGCGAAGATAATGTAGATACATCCAATATGGGGCGTTTAACTTATAGTTATGATGCCACTCCAAACTTCCAAGCGATGCCTGATGCAGTCATCGCTCCTCGTAATACAAATGAAATAGCAGACGTGTTAAAAGTGTGTAACACTCATAAAATCCCAGTATACGTTCGCGGGTCTGGAACAAATCTTTGCGCTGGAACGTGTCCACTTGAAGGTGGTATCGTCCTTATTTTCCGCCATATGAACAATATTTTAGAAATTGACGAAGAGAATTTAACAATTACTGTACAAGCTGGTGTTATTACACTTGATATTATTAAAGCAGTAGAAGAAAAAGCTTTATTTTATCCACCAGATCCAAGCTCTATGAAAATTTCTACAATCGGCGGTAACATTAATGAAAACTCCGGCGGATTACGTGGTTTAAAATATGGCGTAACACGTGATTATGTAATGGGGCTTGAACTTGTCTTACCGAACGGCGATATCATTCGTACTGGCGGTAAATTAGCAAAAGATGTAGCTGGTTATGATTTAACTCGTTTATTTATTGGTTCTGAAGGAACACTTGGTGTTGTTACGGAAGCTATATTAAAACTTGTCCCTATGCCTGAAACGAAGAAAACGATGCTTGCGCTATATGAAGATATTAACGAAGCTGCTCGAGCTGTTTCTGCTATTATTGCAAATAAAATTATTCCGGCGACACTTGAGTTTTTAGACCAACCAACAATTGAAGTTGTAGAAGAGTTTGCACAAATCGGTTTACCAACTGACGTTAAAGCAATTTTATTAATTGAACAAGATGGCCCGCCCGAGGTTGTCAATCGCGATATCGAAAAAATGGCTAACGTTTGCCGTGCTATGAATGCGGTCGATGTTCGCGTTGCAAAAGATGAAGCCGAAGCAGATGCGCTTCGTACAGCACGCCGTAGTGCACTATCAGCACTTGCAAGACTAAAACCGACAACAATATTAGAAGATGCAACTGTACCACGTTCACAAATCGCTCCAATGGTTGAAGCAATTAATGCAATTGCAAAGAAATATAATATTCCTATTTGTACTTTTGGTCATGCTGGTGATGGTAATTTGCATCCGACTTGTATGACAGATGCCCGTAATGAAGAAGAAATGCATCGTGCCGAACAAGCTTTTGCTGAAATATTTGCGAAAGCGATTGAGCTTGGTGGTACGATTACTGGTGAACATGGTGTTGGCGCAATGAAAGCTCCGTATTTAGAAATGAAATTAGGTAAAGAAGGTATTGCTGCTATGCAAGGGATTAAACAAGCCTTCGACCCAAACAACATTATGAATCCTGGAAAGATGTTCGCGAAAGACTCTCGTAAAAGAGTGGTGGTTGAGCGATGA
- a CDS encoding (Fe-S)-binding protein, giving the protein MTTLNKENIQKEFKERLSEDELLNCMRCGFCLPTCPTYIQSGYKESHSPRGRIALMKAVVDGLIEPDEDVEDTLNVCLGCRACEPVCPSGVNYGHLLEEARDIINQNKKFSMPVRAVRKVVFEGLFPHQNRMRTLTGLIGFYQRSGLQTLTHKTGIMKLFPETLATMDLVLPKVPKMKAMKDRPEFLPAEVAKKKQVAFFTGCLMDTMFLETNNATMKLLQLAGCDIVIPKTQSCCGALHGHAGEKSGAKELAKRNIEAFEDLNIDYIITNAGGCGAYLVDYDYLLKDDPKWAERAKQFVSKIKDITAILVELDFHKRNDLRLTPQIITYQDSCHLRNVMRTSSEPRMLLEAIQGATYREMKDADRCCGSAGIYNIVHSELSMEFLDYKMDRVHETDAATIVTANPGCLLQMKLGLEREGLSHKMRGIHIVDLLLEAIETNS; this is encoded by the coding sequence ATGACCACATTAAATAAAGAAAACATTCAAAAGGAATTTAAAGAACGATTAAGTGAAGATGAACTACTAAACTGTATGCGATGCGGCTTTTGTTTACCAACTTGCCCTACTTACATTCAATCTGGGTATAAAGAATCACATTCCCCACGCGGACGTATCGCCTTAATGAAAGCCGTCGTTGATGGTTTAATTGAGCCGGATGAAGATGTTGAAGATACATTAAATGTTTGCCTTGGCTGCCGCGCTTGTGAACCTGTTTGTCCATCTGGTGTGAATTATGGACATTTATTAGAAGAAGCTCGTGATATTATTAATCAAAATAAAAAGTTCTCCATGCCCGTGAGAGCTGTTCGTAAAGTTGTTTTTGAAGGACTATTCCCGCATCAAAACCGAATGCGAACATTAACAGGACTAATCGGATTTTACCAGCGTTCTGGTTTACAAACGCTAACACATAAAACAGGTATTATGAAGTTATTCCCTGAAACACTTGCAACGATGGACCTCGTTTTGCCAAAAGTCCCTAAAATGAAAGCAATGAAAGATCGTCCTGAATTTTTACCTGCTGAGGTGGCAAAGAAGAAACAAGTTGCATTCTTCACAGGCTGTTTAATGGATACGATGTTTTTAGAAACAAATAACGCAACGATGAAACTTCTTCAGTTAGCTGGTTGTGATATCGTTATTCCGAAAACACAAAGTTGCTGCGGGGCATTACATGGGCATGCTGGTGAAAAGAGTGGAGCAAAAGAATTAGCAAAACGAAATATAGAAGCATTCGAAGATTTAAACATCGACTATATTATTACGAATGCAGGTGGTTGCGGAGCTTACCTCGTAGACTATGATTATCTGTTAAAAGATGATCCCAAATGGGCTGAACGCGCAAAGCAATTTGTTTCTAAAATTAAAGATATTACTGCTATACTAGTAGAACTAGATTTCCATAAACGTAATGACTTACGACTCACGCCGCAAATCATTACGTATCAAGACTCTTGTCATTTACGCAATGTTATGCGAACATCTTCGGAACCTCGTATGTTACTAGAGGCCATTCAAGGCGCAACATACCGCGAAATGAAAGATGCGGACCGTTGCTGTGGTTCTGCTGGTATTTATAATATTGTCCATTCGGAGTTATCAATGGAATTTCTAGATTACAAAATGGACCGTGTACATGAAACAGATGCAGCGACAATTGTTACTGCAAACCCTGGATGTCTATTACAAATGAAACTAGGTCTTGAACGTGAAGGTCTTTCTCATAAAATGAGAGGAATTCACATTGTTGATCTATTATTAGAAGCAATTGAAACCAACTCGTAA
- a CDS encoding CAP domain-containing protein, which yields MKKRVLLSVAAATALTLGVSSLDAQAATVQPSNIKVQNIQHSKMMMKQMSQQELQAFLQSMGVESLAQWNQGQFQQDCFIPGQQPTENVVTEQPTAKPEAQKPAEETQKPAEQKPAEEVAKPEAQKPAENNNTQNETQKPAEQKPAEEAKSLSEFEQRVVELTNAERTKQGLSALQIDTELSKVARIKSEDMQKNNYFDHNSPTYGSPFDMMKKFGISYKSAGENIAQGQRTPEEVVQAWMNSAGHRANILNSGFTHIGVGYVESGNYWTQQFITK from the coding sequence ATGAAAAAGCGTGTTTTATTATCTGTAGCTGCTGCAACAGCTCTTACTTTAGGAGTATCTTCTTTAGATGCACAAGCTGCAACAGTACAACCATCTAACATAAAGGTTCAAAATATTCAGCATTCAAAAATGATGATGAAGCAAATGAGCCAACAAGAATTACAAGCATTCTTACAATCTATGGGAGTTGAATCATTAGCACAATGGAACCAAGGACAATTCCAACAAGATTGCTTCATTCCTGGTCAACAGCCTACTGAAAATGTTGTTACTGAACAACCAACAGCTAAGCCAGAAGCTCAAAAGCCTGCTGAGGAAACTCAAAAACCAGCTGAACAAAAGCCTGCTGAAGAAGTTGCTAAACCAGAAGCTCAAAAACCAGCTGAAAACAACAATACTCAAAACGAAACACAAAAACCAGCTGAGCAAAAGCCTGCTGAAGAAGCAAAATCTTTAAGCGAATTCGAACAACGCGTTGTTGAATTAACAAACGCAGAGCGTACAAAACAAGGCTTATCAGCATTACAAATCGATACTGAATTAAGCAAAGTAGCACGCATTAAGTCTGAAGATATGCAAAAAAACAACTACTTTGATCATAACAGCCCTACATACGGGTCTCCGTTTGACATGATGAAAAAATTTGGTATTTCTTATAAATCTGCAGGTGAAAACATCGCCCAAGGACAACGTACTCCAGAAGAAGTTGTACAAGCTTGGATGAACAGTGCCGGACACCGTGCAAACATCTTAAATAGTGGCTTCACTCATATCGGTGTTGGCTATGTAGAAAGCGGCAACTACTGGACACAACAATTTATTACGAAGTAA
- a CDS encoding DUF1648 domain-containing protein — translation MIKYKYMLGIFFACLLLTLCIYPYLPTRMAVHWNENGGANEFMSKQVVVLFIPVLIIILHGLVYVILHNIYKFNEGEYFIINGFIKSITLFMMFVHILILFINLGSIISFQTGLTIGISMFLFMFSKVFKKVKDREKEPIKLQKIRLVSRRIFQVMACSILFSLLLSLKWGFYLLISVISCGSILFMFYILYAYILESYET, via the coding sequence TTGATCAAATATAAATATATGCTAGGGATATTTTTCGCTTGTCTTTTACTTACTCTATGTATTTATCCATATTTACCAACTCGTATGGCAGTGCATTGGAACGAGAATGGTGGAGCGAACGAGTTTATGAGTAAACAAGTTGTCGTATTATTTATCCCTGTCCTTATTATTATTTTACATGGATTAGTATATGTTATTTTACATAATATATATAAGTTTAATGAAGGAGAGTATTTCATTATAAATGGATTTATAAAGAGTATTACTTTATTTATGATGTTTGTCCATATACTAATTCTCTTTATTAATTTGGGAAGTATTATATCCTTTCAGACAGGACTAACGATTGGAATTAGTATGTTTCTTTTTATGTTTAGTAAAGTGTTTAAAAAGGTGAAGGATAGAGAGAAAGAACCGATCAAATTACAAAAAATCCGTTTAGTTAGTAGGCGAATCTTTCAAGTGATGGCATGCAGCATATTATTTTCGTTGCTTTTGAGCCTGAAGTGGGGATTTTACTTGTTAATTAGTGTAATAAGCTGCGGGTCTATTTTGTTTATGTTCTATATTTTATACGCATACATATTAGAAAGCTATGAAACATAA
- a CDS encoding RluA family pseudouridine synthase, whose amino-acid sequence METKKKGEWCEITVPATWNGISIESLLKVEWEVPKKLLHQLRMEKGVTVNGEQRRWNELLKEGDKLQVHMFMEEEYGVEPEYGELNVVFEDDHVLIVNKQGQMDTHPSEKNGTGTLANLVAFHFQMQGLETKVRHIHRLDKDTTGGVVFAKHRIAGAIMDRLLMERKIKRTYMALVEGKVKKKQGTIDAAIGRDRHHATRRRVSPKGDQAITYYKVEKYFKKQNATLVTLQLETGRTHQIRVHMSYNGNPLVGDVLYGGQTTYMSGQALHAMKINFLHPITKEEIVVDVPFPTNLNDTMKKFERENR is encoded by the coding sequence ATGGAAACAAAGAAAAAGGGCGAATGGTGCGAAATTACGGTTCCAGCGACGTGGAATGGTATAAGTATTGAGTCGTTGTTAAAAGTAGAATGGGAAGTACCAAAAAAGTTATTACATCAGCTTCGTATGGAAAAAGGTGTTACGGTTAACGGAGAACAAAGGAGATGGAATGAACTTTTAAAAGAAGGAGATAAGTTACAAGTTCATATGTTTATGGAGGAGGAGTACGGCGTAGAGCCGGAATATGGTGAATTAAATGTAGTGTTTGAAGACGATCACGTACTCATTGTAAATAAGCAGGGGCAAATGGATACACATCCTTCTGAAAAAAATGGGACGGGAACACTTGCCAATCTTGTTGCTTTTCATTTTCAAATGCAAGGTTTAGAGACGAAGGTTCGGCATATCCATAGATTAGATAAAGATACGACAGGTGGTGTTGTATTCGCAAAACATAGAATTGCGGGTGCAATTATGGATCGTTTATTAATGGAACGGAAAATCAAAAGAACGTATATGGCACTTGTTGAAGGAAAAGTAAAAAAGAAGCAGGGGACAATTGATGCAGCTATCGGAAGAGATCGACATCATGCTACAAGGCGTCGTGTTTCTCCAAAGGGAGACCAAGCTATAACGTATTATAAAGTAGAGAAATATTTTAAAAAACAAAATGCGACGCTCGTAACGTTACAGTTAGAAACTGGTAGAACGCATCAAATTCGCGTTCATATGAGCTATAATGGAAATCCATTAGTTGGGGATGTATTATATGGTGGGCAAACAACATATATGTCCGGGCAAGCGTTACATGCGATGAAGATTAATTTTTTGCATCCGATTACGAAAGAAGAGATCGTTGTTGACGTACCTTTCCCTACAAATTTAAACGATACAATGAAAAAATTTGAAAGAGAAAATAGGTAA
- a CDS encoding MMPL family transporter gives MKTNVHKIDKWGKLGTFLYQFRYTVIVALLLLAIVLGIFAPKLPGVLGGDGFQTEGDYQKTKEILDKDFKQSQDTLLLVFEKEKDTSHEEFQKRIEGIINQIEEKEKYESFHHPMQNKEMLQDDIGYATILFSGKTNKERMEKTLQFAGKIEKESNSVLKVTPTGYPKINQEINERTQNDLKVAEMIGLPIAFLVLLFSFGSLIASILPIVNGALSVISTMGILYFIGSDKELSIFVLNVAPMIGLALSIDFALLFVNRFREEVAKRTVKEAIAITYQTAGRAIVFSGLCVFVGLSGLFFFKIDYIQSVAISGMIVVIMSILFSLTLLPALLSLIGKRILKKNQAAPTPSNVWRKFAQFVMKHPIVMIIVVTTFIVICLLPLRTANLQFPGVEALPEKSDTRVAFEKYEEAFNKTVQTHADVTLVVETKKDITEKESLQKIEAVVQKLKDDKQVYKVKSVYDGLNGMKADQVAGMLQSPEAAKIAPVFEAYTKGNKTTMEVFLDTKPSTETAKQWVRDFKKNYKENDVTYYLGGMTTFQQELEDEIKDKVAIGMSVIFGSTFVILLFAFRSILIPIKAIIMNVLSLSATIGIVMWLFEGGHFGLEESSVLFVLPIFIFGLVFGLSMDYEVFLISRIHELYEETGDNDQATLEGLVSTSRIITSAALIMIVVTGAFAFTDILPVKQMGLGVALAIFLDATIIRLMLVPSLMKLFGDWNWWLPFRKKREKSS, from the coding sequence GTGAAGACAAATGTACATAAAATTGATAAGTGGGGGAAGTTAGGAACTTTTTTGTATCAATTTCGTTATACAGTAATTGTAGCATTACTACTACTTGCGATAGTGCTCGGTATTTTTGCTCCAAAACTTCCAGGAGTATTGGGCGGTGATGGTTTCCAAACAGAAGGGGATTATCAAAAGACGAAAGAAATTTTAGATAAGGATTTTAAGCAGTCTCAAGATACACTTTTACTCGTTTTTGAGAAGGAAAAGGATACTTCGCATGAGGAGTTCCAAAAGCGTATAGAGGGGATAATAAATCAAATTGAAGAGAAAGAAAAATACGAATCTTTCCATCATCCAATGCAAAATAAAGAGATGTTACAAGATGATATCGGTTATGCGACGATTTTATTTTCCGGGAAAACAAATAAAGAACGAATGGAAAAGACATTACAATTTGCCGGGAAAATCGAGAAGGAAAGTAATAGCGTATTAAAAGTAACACCGACAGGATATCCGAAAATTAATCAAGAGATTAATGAAAGAACGCAAAATGATTTAAAAGTAGCAGAGATGATTGGATTACCTATTGCTTTTCTCGTACTATTATTCTCATTTGGTAGTCTGATTGCGTCTATTTTACCGATTGTAAATGGCGCGCTTAGTGTCATTAGTACGATGGGGATTTTATATTTTATAGGTAGTGATAAAGAGCTATCTATTTTCGTGTTAAATGTTGCACCGATGATTGGGCTCGCATTATCAATTGATTTCGCACTGTTATTTGTAAATCGTTTTCGAGAGGAAGTTGCGAAGAGAACAGTGAAAGAAGCGATAGCGATTACGTATCAAACGGCAGGGCGTGCTATCGTATTTTCAGGGTTATGTGTATTCGTCGGTTTATCAGGCTTATTTTTCTTTAAGATAGATTATATTCAGTCTGTTGCTATTAGCGGGATGATTGTCGTTATTATGAGCATTTTGTTTTCGCTCACACTTCTTCCGGCGCTATTATCTTTAATTGGTAAAAGGATATTAAAAAAGAATCAGGCGGCGCCTACGCCATCAAATGTATGGCGTAAATTTGCACAGTTTGTAATGAAACATCCAATCGTCATGATTATTGTTGTTACAACATTTATTGTTATTTGTTTATTACCGCTACGTACAGCTAACTTGCAGTTTCCTGGTGTTGAAGCGTTACCTGAAAAGAGTGATACGAGAGTTGCATTTGAGAAGTATGAAGAAGCCTTTAATAAAACTGTCCAAACACACGCTGATGTGACATTAGTAGTAGAGACGAAGAAAGATATAACAGAAAAAGAAAGTTTACAAAAGATAGAAGCTGTTGTTCAAAAGTTAAAAGACGATAAGCAAGTATATAAGGTGAAAAGTGTATATGACGGGCTAAATGGAATGAAAGCAGATCAAGTTGCTGGAATGTTACAGTCGCCAGAGGCTGCGAAAATAGCTCCTGTATTTGAAGCGTATACGAAAGGGAATAAAACAACAATGGAAGTCTTTTTGGATACGAAGCCAAGTACAGAAACCGCAAAACAATGGGTTCGTGATTTCAAAAAGAATTATAAAGAAAATGATGTTACTTATTATTTGGGCGGTATGACGACGTTCCAGCAAGAGTTAGAAGATGAAATTAAAGATAAAGTTGCAATTGGTATGTCTGTTATATTTGGATCAACCTTTGTCATTTTATTATTCGCATTCCGCTCTATACTCATTCCAATTAAAGCTATTATTATGAACGTACTTAGTTTAAGTGCAACAATTGGAATTGTAATGTGGTTATTTGAAGGTGGTCATTTCGGATTAGAAGAGAGTTCAGTTTTATTTGTATTACCAATCTTTATTTTTGGCCTCGTATTTGGGCTTAGCATGGATTATGAAGTATTTCTTATTTCACGTATTCATGAGCTCTATGAAGAAACAGGGGATAACGATCAAGCAACGTTAGAAGGGCTTGTTTCGACAAGTAGGATTATTACGTCCGCCGCTTTAATTATGATTGTTGTTACCGGTGCGTTCGCCTTTACTGATATTTTACCAGTAAAGCAGATGGGGCTTGGGGTTGCATTAGCAATATTTCTTGATGCAACAATTATCCGTCTTATGCTCGTACCAAGTTTAATGAAATTGTTTGGGGATTGGAACTGGTGGCTACCATTTCGAAAGAAAAGAGAAAAATCATCATAA